One window of the Patescibacteria group bacterium genome contains the following:
- the dnaG gene encoding DNA primase yields the protein MSSTTEEIKSRLDIVEVVAEYVKLTQAGSNWKGLCPFHNEKTPSFLVSQERQYWHCFGCGEGGDIFTFIMKIEGLEFYESLKLLAKKAGIEIKQQNIQTINLKNKLLDINELSKKFFHYILQNSHSAENARKYLEKRGIKKETIEKFELGCAPNFWDKSLNFLKSKGYKIEDIFLAGIVVKKDNRYYDRFRDRLIFPINNLHGQTVGFSARALNKEDNAKYINSPQTEIYNKSEILYGLDKAKNSARKKNEIILVEGQMDMVSSHQAGVDNVVATSGTALTKQQIKILKRYSDNLLLVFDEDQAGYNAFRKGSQIAVFSEAFKTGANLKAIYLPDGQDPDDCIRKNPKEWKDAIKKAMPYLEKYIKQALDKFDMDSVEGKKSILNFMKILAIVPSKIEQDYYIKKLSQILGIDEECLREDLENIKEKRANTVVKNEQVVAVKKDGSLKLAEQIIALLLKYPDSASCFKSNLDKEIFISSDLIKIYEKFFDFYKNKKIMGNSEDFIDSFKESNEQLFYFCEEFLLLAEKDFSDFDKKEAKEYIVEHLKKLQKFYIIKQKKILENKIRKAEEQDSEIVDELLQEAFLLDKKLLELE from the coding sequence ATGTCTTCTACCACTGAAGAAATAAAATCAAGATTGGATATAGTGGAGGTTGTTGCTGAATATGTTAAATTAACTCAAGCTGGAAGTAATTGGAAAGGCTTATGCCCTTTCCATAATGAAAAAACACCGTCGTTTTTAGTAAGCCAAGAAAGACAATATTGGCATTGTTTTGGTTGCGGAGAAGGTGGAGATATTTTTACTTTTATAATGAAAATTGAAGGGTTGGAATTTTATGAATCTTTAAAATTATTGGCGAAAAAAGCAGGGATTGAAATAAAGCAACAAAATATACAAACAATTAATTTAAAAAATAAACTTTTAGATATAAATGAATTATCTAAAAAATTTTTTCATTATATTTTACAAAATTCGCATTCGGCTGAAAACGCAAGAAAATATTTAGAGAAAAGAGGAATTAAAAAAGAAACAATTGAAAAATTTGAATTAGGATGCGCTCCTAATTTTTGGGATAAGTCATTAAATTTTTTAAAATCAAAAGGATATAAAATAGAAGATATTTTTTTGGCTGGAATTGTTGTTAAAAAAGATAATAGATATTACGATCGTTTTCGCGATCGTTTAATTTTTCCAATAAATAATTTGCACGGACAAACAGTTGGATTTAGCGCAAGAGCTTTAAATAAAGAAGACAACGCAAAATATATTAACAGTCCGCAAACAGAAATTTATAATAAAAGCGAAATTTTATACGGATTAGACAAAGCTAAAAATAGCGCGCGCAAAAAAAACGAAATTATTTTAGTTGAAGGACAAATGGATATGGTTTCATCTCATCAGGCGGGGGTTGACAATGTTGTGGCAACTTCTGGAACTGCTTTGACTAAACAGCAAATTAAAATTTTAAAAAGATATTCTGATAATTTGTTATTAGTTTTTGATGAAGATCAAGCGGGATATAATGCTTTTAGAAAAGGTAGTCAAATAGCTGTTTTTTCCGAAGCTTTTAAAACAGGAGCAAATTTAAAAGCAATTTATTTGCCTGACGGACAAGATCCCGATGATTGTATTAGAAAAAATCCAAAAGAATGGAAAGACGCGATTAAAAAAGCAATGCCATATTTAGAAAAATATATTAAGCAAGCATTAGATAAATTTGATATGGATAGTGTTGAAGGCAAAAAATCAATTTTGAATTTTATGAAAATTCTTGCTATCGTTCCCAGCAAAATAGAGCAAGATTATTATATAAAAAAATTGTCGCAAATTTTAGGTATTGACGAAGAATGTTTAAGAGAAGATTTAGAAAATATTAAAGAAAAACGCGCAAACACTGTTGTAAAAAATGAGCAAGTTGTTGCCGTTAAAAAGGATGGAAGTCTAAAATTAGCGGAACAGATTATTGCTTTATTGTTAAAATACCCTGATAGCGCGAGTTGTTTTAAAAGCAATTTAGACAAAGAAATTTTTATTAGTTCAGATTTAATTAAGATTTACGAAAAATTTTTTGATTTTTACAAAAACAAAAAAATAATGGGAAACTCAGAAGATTTTATTGATAGCTTTAAAGAAAGCAATGAGCAGTTATTCTATTTTTGCGAAGAATTTTTGTTGTTAGCTGAAAAGGATTTTTCAGATTTTGACAAAAAAGAAGCAAAAGAATATATAGTTGAACATTTAAAAAAATTGCAAAAATTTTATATTATAAAACAAAAGAAAATTTTAGAAAACAAAATAAGAAAAGCAGAAGAGCAGGACAGCGAGATCGTTGACGAATTATTGCAGGAAGCTTTTTTATTAGATAAAAAATTATTGGAGTTAGAATAA
- a CDS encoding magnesium transporter CorA family protein produces MIKIYKNSIQQKKLRQIKNYEVHSWISVVSPIENEANDIGRRFNIFKETMQDCLDGNELPRIKIENKNLIVILRVTVKKDNIYSTSPLTIILNDKNITTIALEETDIINDLKRQKIEVYTTQRSNFLINICLSIINYYQKNINSITKDVQAKKKNIQKISKKDVFHLIEIEEILNNFISSLVPNINVIKRILSHNYIDLYQKDKNLISDLLVDGEQVLDLCKTNLRTINNIREGYSTVLSMRLNQIIQILTYLTVFLTIPMIIASAYGMNIRLPFSGSENIFWILLLVNFLIMGIVLVGFIIFKKRL; encoded by the coding sequence ATGATTAAAATATACAAAAATTCAATTCAGCAGAAAAAGCTGAGGCAGATAAAAAATTATGAAGTTCATAGCTGGATTTCTGTTGTCAGTCCGATAGAAAATGAAGCCAATGATATTGGCAGGCGTTTTAATATTTTCAAAGAAACAATGCAGGATTGCTTGGACGGCAATGAACTTCCAAGAATTAAAATTGAAAATAAAAACCTAATTGTTATTTTAAGAGTGACAGTAAAAAAAGATAATATTTATTCAACTTCTCCTTTAACAATTATTTTAAATGATAAAAATATTACGACCATAGCTTTGGAAGAAACAGATATAATTAATGATTTAAAAAGACAAAAGATAGAAGTCTACACAACCCAGCGTTCAAATTTTTTAATAAATATTTGCTTGTCAATAATCAATTATTATCAAAAAAATATAAATTCGATAACAAAAGATGTGCAAGCAAAAAAGAAAAATATACAAAAAATTAGTAAAAAGGATGTTTTTCATCTAATAGAAATAGAGGAAATTTTGAATAATTTTATTTCTTCATTAGTTCCGAATATAAATGTTATTAAAAGAATTTTAAGCCATAATTATATTGACTTATATCAAAAAGACAAAAATTTAATTAGCGATTTGCTGGTTGACGGAGAGCAGGTTTTGGATCTGTGCAAAACAAATCTGAGAACCATAAATAATATTAGGGAAGGTTATTCAACTGTTTTGTCTATGCGATTAAACCAAATTATCCAGATTTTGACATATTTGACTGTTTTTTTAACAATTCCAATGATTATTGCCAGCGCTTACGGAATGAATATTAGGCTTCCGTTTTCAGGTAGCGAAAATATTTTTTGGATTTTACTGCTTGTAAATTTTTTGATTATGGGAATTGTTTTAGTTGGTTTTATTATATTCAAAAAAAGGCTGTGA
- a CDS encoding Bro-N domain-containing protein: MPKKIITTKIAIFKGKKIRKTIYNNEWWFVIVDVIEALTDSTNPKQYLKNMLNRDEELAGGWVQIEHPLLIDTRGGKQMMKCANTEGIFRIIQSIPSPKAEPFKRWLAKERDLVVPLF; the protein is encoded by the coding sequence ATGCCAAAAAAAATTATTACAACTAAAATCGCTATATTTAAAGGTAAGAAAATAAGAAAGACTATTTATAATAATGAATGGTGGTTTGTTATTGTTGATGTCATTGAAGCATTAACGGATTCAACTAACCCTAAGCAGTATTTAAAAAATATGTTGAATCGAGATGAAGAATTGGCTGGAGGGTGGGTTCAAATTGAACACCCCCTTTTAATTGATACAAGAGGCGGAAAACAAATGATGAAATGCGCCAATACAGAAGGAATTTTTCGAATTATTCAATCAATCCCATCACCCAAAGCCGAACCATTTAAGCGTTGGTTGGCAAAAGAAAGAGACTTGGTCGTTCCATTGTTTTAA